In a single window of the Pelagibacterium sp. 26DY04 genome:
- a CDS encoding metalloregulator ArsR/SmtB family transcription factor: MSVTELSKETIAIKEKADDASAFLKKLANRDRLLICCALVEGERSVRELEDALDLRQPGLSQQLAELRSADLIVGRKEGKQVFYSLADARVERFIATMYELFCV; encoded by the coding sequence ATGAGCGTTACAGAACTTTCCAAAGAAACCATCGCAATTAAGGAGAAGGCCGACGACGCGTCGGCCTTCCTGAAAAAGCTGGCCAATCGCGATCGACTATTGATCTGCTGTGCGTTGGTCGAGGGCGAACGCTCTGTGCGCGAGCTAGAGGATGCCCTCGATCTGCGCCAGCCCGGTCTTTCACAGCAACTTGCCGAACTGCGATCCGCCGACCTGATCGTCGGGCGCAAGGAGGGCAAGCAGGTCTTTTATTCCCTGGCCGATGCCCGCGTCGAGCGGTTCATCGCCACCATGTACGAGCTTTTCTGCGTCTAG
- a CDS encoding YeeE/YedE thiosulfate transporter family protein translates to MTEFTPLVSLFGGALIGLAAVMLMAFHGRIAGMTGIVAGVIPPLGSDWAWRAAFLAGAILAPALIVAFAGRDAIGFHSPMPVEWLVAGGLIVGIGVTFGGGCTSGHGVCGMARFSVRSVLATLTFMATTAATVFIVRHVLGVL, encoded by the coding sequence ATGACGGAATTTACACCTCTGGTTTCCCTGTTCGGCGGCGCGCTGATCGGGCTCGCCGCCGTTATGCTCATGGCGTTCCATGGCCGCATCGCGGGCATGACCGGTATTGTCGCAGGCGTAATCCCACCCCTTGGTTCGGACTGGGCATGGCGCGCTGCATTTCTCGCCGGCGCCATCCTCGCCCCTGCCCTCATCGTGGCGTTTGCCGGTCGTGACGCCATCGGCTTTCATAGCCCCATGCCTGTCGAATGGCTCGTGGCGGGCGGCCTGATCGTTGGCATCGGCGTCACTTTCGGCGGCGGCTGCACCTCGGGCCACGGGGTATGCGGCATGGCACGCTTTTCCGTCCGCTCGGTCCTCGCCACGCTGACCTTCATGGCAACAACCGCCGCAACCGTATTCATCGTCCGTCACGTTCTTGGAGTGCTGTAA
- a CDS encoding DsbA family protein, translating into MPKQMTRRDIYRLALLAPAAALAAYAIPGFAQETQLPPNLDVLFGTPDTPTFGGPDTNVTMVAFLDYNCPFCKRSAPHLKALRESDPKLKVMYKDWPILTAASVYGGQAALAAHRNGQYLDAHDALMGIEGMRIPEEQMREALLASPVDMDAVDATIESDGEALLDQLRRNLAEAEQVGITGTPAYFIGPYFINGALDLDQFREAVAAARTELGV; encoded by the coding sequence ATGCCCAAGCAAATGACACGTCGCGACATCTATCGCCTTGCCCTTCTCGCCCCGGCCGCAGCTTTGGCAGCCTATGCCATTCCAGGCTTCGCGCAGGAAACCCAACTGCCGCCCAATCTCGATGTACTTTTCGGGACACCGGACACGCCCACTTTTGGCGGACCGGACACAAACGTTACAATGGTGGCGTTTCTCGACTACAATTGCCCCTTCTGCAAACGTAGCGCCCCCCATCTCAAGGCCCTGCGCGAGAGCGATCCCAAACTCAAGGTCATGTACAAGGACTGGCCAATCCTAACAGCAGCGTCTGTCTATGGCGGTCAGGCCGCACTTGCCGCGCACCGCAACGGACAGTATCTCGATGCCCATGACGCCCTGATGGGTATCGAGGGCATGCGTATTCCCGAAGAGCAGATGCGTGAGGCGCTTTTGGCCTCGCCTGTCGATATGGATGCCGTCGACGCAACGATCGAAAGCGACGGCGAGGCGCTGCTCGACCAATTGCGCCGCAACCTTGCTGAAGCCGAACAGGTCGGGATTACAGGAACGCCCGCCTATTTCATCGGCCCCTATTTCATCAACGGCGCCCTCGATCTCGACCAGTTCCGCGAAGCCGTGGCAGCGGCCCGCACAGAACTCGGCGTCTGA
- a CDS encoding ATP-binding protein, whose amino-acid sequence MTSIRGRLVIILMLATSLVWLSAVGWIYFSTRAEVERVLDARLSEAGRMVSSLVSSREIMVADAAGVVDDMLPAPSHIPYDRQLSCQLWSFDGTMVGRSDGAPQEALSTHDDGFAETQIDGERWRVFAISDAETGIRVLVGDSIALRERLVEDVITGLIVPAGLTLPLMAGLILVAVNRGLLPLDRVAGDLARRRADELDAIEDEGPREVRPMLGALNALFARVRQARERERNFTAFAAHELRTPLTGLKTQAQIAIRSEDPAVRQKALEQIVSGVDRTSRMVSQLLAIAAVEAAADATAPVVEDAGQSLRTLLSTMSLPETVAITGLDQLDGVGLFIAATDFDLIFRNLVENAIAHSPHDGTITFSLTRSAEHVAISVLDEGAGMAGDDIAQAKDHFFRGRNKTALGSGLGLSIADAAVRRANGSLDIENARPNGLRVLVTLPLSSA is encoded by the coding sequence ATGACCTCGATCCGGGGGCGCCTCGTTATCATCCTTATGCTCGCAACGAGCCTGGTCTGGCTTTCGGCCGTGGGATGGATCTATTTCAGCACCCGCGCCGAAGTCGAGCGGGTTCTCGACGCGCGGTTGAGCGAAGCAGGGCGCATGGTATCCTCACTCGTCTCCAGTCGCGAGATCATGGTTGCTGACGCGGCCGGTGTCGTCGACGACATGCTGCCTGCGCCATCCCATATCCCCTATGACCGACAATTGTCCTGCCAGCTCTGGTCGTTCGATGGCACCATGGTGGGGCGCTCGGACGGAGCCCCGCAAGAGGCGCTGTCCACCCACGACGACGGGTTTGCCGAAACCCAAATCGATGGAGAGCGCTGGCGCGTCTTTGCCATCTCCGATGCCGAGACCGGTATCCGTGTTCTGGTGGGCGACAGCATCGCTCTGCGCGAACGGCTTGTCGAGGACGTCATCACGGGTTTGATCGTCCCTGCCGGTCTGACGCTGCCGCTGATGGCGGGCCTCATTCTGGTCGCGGTCAATCGGGGCCTTCTGCCACTCGACAGGGTTGCCGGCGATCTCGCGAGGCGACGTGCTGATGAACTCGATGCGATCGAGGATGAGGGCCCGCGTGAGGTGCGGCCTATGCTTGGCGCTCTCAATGCGCTGTTCGCCCGCGTGCGCCAAGCCCGCGAGCGCGAGCGCAATTTCACAGCTTTCGCGGCCCATGAATTGCGCACGCCCCTCACCGGTCTCAAAACCCAGGCCCAGATCGCTATTCGAAGCGAAGACCCTGCCGTTCGGCAAAAGGCACTTGAACAGATCGTTTCGGGCGTCGACCGGACGTCGCGCATGGTGAGCCAGCTTCTCGCTATCGCCGCGGTCGAAGCTGCTGCCGATGCGACGGCGCCGGTCGTCGAGGACGCTGGACAGAGCCTGCGCACGCTTTTGAGCACCATGAGCCTGCCCGAGACCGTCGCGATCACTGGCCTCGATCAGCTTGATGGCGTCGGCCTGTTCATTGCCGCCACCGACTTCGATCTCATCTTTCGCAATCTAGTGGAAAACGCTATCGCCCATTCGCCGCACGACGGCACGATAACCTTTTCCCTCACCCGCAGCGCTGAACATGTCGCCATCTCGGTGCTTGACGAGGGCGCCGGCATGGCCGGCGACGACATCGCTCAGGCCAAGGACCATTTCTTCCGTGGGCGCAACAAGACAGCACTTGGAAGCGGGCTGGGCCTGTCCATAGCTGACGCCGCGGTCAGGCGCGCCAATGGCAGTCTCGACATAGAAAACGCTCGACCCAATGGCCTACGCGTGCTCGTCACGCTTCCTTTAAGCTCCGCTTAA
- a CDS encoding MBL fold metallo-hydrolase — MTAKPEVTGFFEPRTWSIQYVVADPETKKCAIVDPVLDYDEKSGATNTIEADKILKFVSEKGYEVQWILDTHPHADHFSAAQYLKDKTGAPTAIGEKVTEVQKLWKGIYNWPDFRANGSQWDKLFAEGETFKVGNIDAHVMFSPGHTLASITYVIGDAAFVHDTLFMPDSGTARADFPGGSAKALWTSIQDILALPDETRIFTGHDYQPGGREPKWESTVAEQKASNTHMSKCKSEAEFVAVRNARDKTLPMPKLILHALQVNTNAGRLPEPETNGKRYLKIPLNALEGASW; from the coding sequence ATGACTGCCAAACCCGAAGTGACCGGCTTTTTCGAGCCACGGACATGGTCGATCCAGTATGTGGTCGCCGATCCGGAAACGAAGAAATGCGCGATCGTCGATCCGGTCCTCGACTATGATGAAAAGTCCGGCGCGACCAATACGATCGAGGCCGACAAGATTTTGAAGTTTGTTTCCGAGAAGGGATACGAGGTCCAGTGGATCCTCGATACGCACCCGCATGCGGATCACTTCTCTGCCGCGCAATATCTCAAGGACAAGACCGGCGCTCCGACCGCGATCGGTGAGAAGGTGACCGAGGTCCAAAAGCTTTGGAAGGGCATCTACAATTGGCCCGACTTTCGGGCCAATGGCAGCCAGTGGGACAAGTTGTTTGCCGAGGGCGAGACGTTCAAGGTCGGCAATATCGATGCCCATGTGATGTTTTCGCCCGGCCACACGCTCGCCTCGATCACCTATGTGATTGGCGATGCGGCTTTTGTACACGACACGCTATTCATGCCCGATAGTGGCACAGCTCGCGCCGATTTCCCCGGCGGCAGCGCCAAGGCTCTTTGGACGTCGATCCAAGACATTCTCGCGCTACCGGACGAGACACGCATTTTCACGGGGCACGATTATCAACCCGGCGGGCGTGAGCCGAAATGGGAATCGACGGTTGCCGAGCAGAAGGCATCCAATACCCATATGTCGAAATGCAAGTCCGAGGCAGAGTTCGTCGCGGTGCGCAACGCGCGCGACAAGACGCTGCCAATGCCCAAGCTGATCCTGCACGCATTGCAGGTCAACACCAATGCCGGGCGGCTGCCCGAACCCGAAACCAACGGCAAGCGTTATCTGAAAATCCCGCTCAATGCGCTCGAAGGCGCATCATGGTGA
- a CDS encoding TlpA disulfide reductase family protein, whose product MNAIALGPLLFSAERFAAIVGIVAFYIVMVAAGRVVKRPLGDLALTMILAGGVGARLVHVLFHIESFAPEPLRILYIWQGGFNIWGSILGLLGVALWKARRLPVFAGTAAAGVVGFGLWGFILLLSQQTSGAPLPRTALETLDGERINLAQFQGEPLVINLWATWCPPCVREMPMFAKAAQDNPDIAFAFVNQGEGRSEIEQFLTAQNLDLEHVILDPYWSTSGHYESRGLPTTLFIDADGTISATYPGEVSPELMNEQLAALQ is encoded by the coding sequence ATGAATGCAATTGCCCTTGGCCCGCTACTGTTTTCGGCCGAGCGTTTTGCCGCAATTGTCGGCATCGTGGCGTTCTACATCGTCATGGTCGCAGCCGGACGGGTCGTCAAGCGCCCCCTCGGCGATCTCGCTCTGACCATGATCCTGGCCGGAGGTGTCGGGGCACGGTTGGTCCATGTCCTCTTCCACATTGAAAGTTTCGCTCCAGAGCCGCTGCGCATTCTCTACATTTGGCAGGGCGGCTTCAATATCTGGGGCAGCATCCTGGGCCTTCTGGGTGTCGCGCTCTGGAAGGCGCGCCGATTGCCGGTCTTTGCCGGCACTGCGGCTGCGGGCGTTGTCGGGTTCGGCCTGTGGGGATTTATCCTACTGCTCTCCCAGCAGACGTCCGGTGCGCCGCTCCCGCGAACAGCCCTCGAAACCTTAGACGGCGAACGTATCAATCTTGCCCAGTTTCAGGGCGAACCACTCGTCATCAATCTATGGGCCACCTGGTGCCCGCCCTGCGTGCGCGAGATGCCAATGTTTGCCAAGGCAGCACAAGATAATCCCGACATTGCATTCGCCTTCGTCAATCAGGGGGAGGGGCGATCTGAAATCGAACAGTTCCTGACCGCCCAGAACCTCGATCTCGAACACGTCATTCTCGACCCGTACTGGTCGACCTCTGGACACTATGAATCCCGCGGGTTGCCGACAACGCTCTTCATCGACGCCGACGGCACGATTTCGGCCACTTATCCCGGGGAAGTGTCGCCCGAACTGATGAACGAGCAACTGGCGGCATTGCAGTGA
- the dsbD gene encoding protein-disulfide reductase DsbD → MALLRFLFVLPVLLLATLGQAQEAMPLRVDEAFILSADAAQEGVALTWQIEEGYYLYRDHIEVIGPDDQPIALDLPHGEVTEDPTFGTTETLWDDFTTVVPVDDADTLSIRYQGCMDGSICYPPVNRTLDVAALSLSDDLGFGMLAGGNQASASSPITIAQDTGGALLSQLAEQGGAFFVLGGFLLFGIALAFTPCVFPMYPILAGTLTRAGQTLSTTQALLISLTYVLGMATAFGLLGLAAAWSGQNLQMALQSPWAVWGVAVLFVVLATSMFGAFELQLPSSWTTAITRRSGGGGGFTGAGIMGFLSALIVGPCVTAPLAAALIYIAQTGDAVLGAAALFALGMGKGIPLIIFGTVGGKALPRAGAWMERVKHVFGFVFIAAAVWMLERALPGAVAVALWAALAVGIAIYVFWLIPALRSGWRFAGGALGALALAYGGVLGFGAATGATSPLEPLAGIAPARSGGETRTLTVAGLDGLDDAVASTQGHNRIVYFTADWCISCAVIEREIWDSPEALAGLNDTAIIKVDVTENSPSDQRIMQALQVYGPPTLLYVDANAAEVEGTRLIGEIGVTDFREKALEAGML, encoded by the coding sequence ATGGCCCTACTGCGGTTTCTTTTCGTCCTGCCAGTTCTTTTGCTCGCTACGCTCGGGCAGGCACAGGAGGCCATGCCGCTACGGGTCGACGAGGCCTTCATACTCTCAGCAGATGCAGCGCAGGAAGGTGTCGCGCTGACCTGGCAGATCGAGGAGGGTTATTATCTCTACCGGGACCATATCGAAGTGATCGGTCCCGACGACCAGCCAATCGCGCTGGACCTCCCGCATGGCGAGGTTACGGAGGACCCGACCTTCGGCACCACCGAAACCCTCTGGGATGACTTTACCACGGTCGTGCCGGTCGATGACGCTGATACCCTTTCGATCCGGTATCAGGGATGTATGGACGGCAGCATTTGCTACCCCCCGGTCAACCGCACCCTCGATGTCGCGGCGTTGAGCCTCTCGGACGATCTTGGCTTCGGCATGCTCGCAGGCGGGAACCAGGCCTCCGCTTCTTCGCCGATCACTATCGCGCAGGATACCGGCGGCGCACTGCTTTCCCAACTGGCGGAGCAGGGCGGGGCATTCTTCGTCCTGGGCGGGTTTCTGCTCTTTGGTATTGCGCTGGCTTTCACACCATGCGTCTTTCCCATGTATCCCATTCTGGCGGGTACGCTGACGCGGGCGGGCCAGACACTTTCAACGACACAAGCCCTCCTGATTTCGCTGACCTATGTACTGGGCATGGCCACCGCTTTCGGCCTTCTCGGCCTCGCCGCCGCCTGGTCGGGCCAAAACCTGCAAATGGCGTTGCAGTCTCCCTGGGCGGTTTGGGGCGTTGCGGTCCTGTTCGTTGTTCTCGCAACCTCGATGTTCGGGGCATTTGAATTGCAATTGCCTTCGTCCTGGACGACCGCAATCACGCGACGCTCCGGCGGCGGCGGTGGTTTTACCGGCGCGGGAATTATGGGGTTCCTTTCGGCTCTCATCGTGGGCCCTTGTGTCACTGCGCCTCTGGCCGCCGCGCTCATCTATATTGCACAGACCGGTGATGCGGTTCTGGGAGCGGCGGCGCTGTTTGCCCTGGGCATGGGCAAGGGCATCCCGCTGATCATTTTCGGGACCGTGGGCGGCAAAGCGCTCCCGCGGGCTGGCGCCTGGATGGAGCGCGTCAAGCATGTCTTCGGGTTTGTCTTCATCGCAGCCGCTGTCTGGATGCTCGAGCGAGCGCTTCCCGGAGCTGTGGCGGTGGCTTTATGGGCCGCGCTTGCCGTCGGCATCGCCATCTATGTCTTTTGGCTCATTCCCGCCCTACGGTCAGGGTGGCGATTCGCCGGCGGGGCGCTCGGCGCGTTGGCTCTGGCTTATGGCGGTGTGCTCGGCTTTGGTGCAGCGACGGGCGCCACCAGCCCTCTCGAACCGCTTGCAGGGATCGCGCCCGCGCGTTCGGGGGGTGAGACACGGACACTCACGGTCGCTGGCCTTGATGGGCTCGACGACGCGGTCGCGAGCACCCAAGGTCACAATCGTATCGTCTATTTCACCGCCGATTGGTGTATTTCCTGCGCCGTGATCGAACGCGAGATCTGGGACAGTCCAGAGGCGCTGGCCGGGCTCAACGATACCGCAATCATCAAGGTCGATGTCACAGAGAATAGTCCTAGCGACCAGAGGATCATGCAAGCGCTGCAGGTCTATGGGCCACCCACACTGCTTTATGTCGACGCCAATGCTGCTGAGGTTGAAGGCACACGCCTGATTGGCGAAATCGGCGTAACTGATTTCCGTGAAAAGGCCCTCGAAGCGGGAATGCTGTAA
- a CDS encoding L,D-transpeptidase: protein MAGCASTVQRPQMAQPVMPPPAPPTPPMYYAMANERFPIPEVDVSQVDPKWWRTEVDYPTTERAGTVVVDTPNRYLYHVGSGGRATRYGVGVGRDGFSWAGRGRHIAYKREWPRWNPPNEMVARQPELEPVSIANGGMAPGLDNPLGARALYIHEGNRDTIYRIHGNPEFWSIGRAVSSGCIRMLNQDVIHLADNVRDGSPLVVIADPMMEHLLV, encoded by the coding sequence ATGGCAGGATGCGCATCGACCGTTCAGCGGCCGCAGATGGCTCAACCGGTTATGCCGCCGCCAGCGCCACCAACGCCTCCGATGTACTACGCCATGGCTAATGAGCGGTTTCCGATCCCGGAAGTCGACGTGTCGCAGGTCGACCCCAAATGGTGGCGCACCGAAGTCGACTATCCGACAACCGAGAGGGCCGGCACGGTGGTAGTCGATACACCGAACCGATATCTCTATCATGTGGGCTCGGGTGGGCGCGCGACCCGGTATGGTGTGGGTGTTGGCAGAGATGGGTTCTCCTGGGCGGGCCGGGGCAGGCATATTGCCTACAAGCGGGAATGGCCGCGCTGGAATCCTCCCAACGAGATGGTGGCACGCCAGCCTGAACTTGAGCCGGTCAGTATCGCAAACGGCGGCATGGCCCCAGGGCTTGATAACCCCCTCGGCGCCCGCGCGTTGTACATCCACGAGGGCAACCGCGACACAATCTACCGCATTCACGGCAATCCGGAGTTCTGGAGCATCGGTCGGGCAGTTTCGTCAGGCTGTATCCGCATGCTCAATCAGGACGTCATTCACCTTGCCGACAATGTCCGCGATGGCAGCCCGCTCGTCGTGATCGCTGATCCTATGATGGAGCATCTGCTGGTTTAG
- a CDS encoding response regulator, whose translation MRILVVEDDAILNDGLLTGLNLAGFSVEGASTLDEARAALTAGSFSAVVLDIMLPDGSGIDLLRELRARADNQAVLLLTARDTVSDRISGLDAGADDYLGKPFDLDELSARLRALVRRSNGRASACLVWEAITLDPATMQVEVKEQPVALSRREFSVLHALMQSPEIIQSKSQLEEKLYGWQEDVESNTIEVHIHYLRQKIGRCAVETIRGLGYRMGRCP comes from the coding sequence GTGCGCATTCTGGTGGTTGAAGACGATGCCATCCTCAACGACGGTCTCTTGACTGGTCTGAACCTTGCCGGCTTTTCGGTCGAAGGCGCGTCCACACTGGATGAGGCACGCGCTGCCCTTACCGCGGGTAGTTTTTCGGCAGTCGTGCTCGATATCATGTTGCCCGACGGGTCAGGCATCGACCTTTTGCGGGAGTTGCGCGCCCGAGCCGACAACCAGGCGGTCCTGCTTCTCACCGCGCGAGACACGGTTTCAGATCGAATTTCCGGGCTCGATGCGGGCGCGGACGACTATCTGGGCAAACCCTTCGATCTTGATGAACTTTCCGCGCGCCTGCGGGCTCTTGTGCGCCGCTCCAATGGGCGCGCCAGCGCGTGTCTGGTCTGGGAGGCCATCACGCTCGATCCCGCCACCATGCAGGTCGAGGTCAAAGAGCAACCGGTCGCGCTGTCGCGTCGCGAGTTTTCGGTTCTTCATGCGCTCATGCAATCGCCCGAGATCATTCAGTCCAAATCCCAGCTCGAAGAAAAGCTCTATGGCTGGCAGGAGGACGTCGAAAGCAACACCATTGAGGTGCACATCCACTATCTGCGACAAAAGATTGGCCGATGCGCCGTCGAGACGATCAGAGGGCTGGGGTATCGTATGGGGCGATGCCCATGA
- a CDS encoding class I SAM-dependent methyltransferase, which yields MSEWDRRYDRADYVFGEAPNAFLASHIDRVKGHRRALAVADGEGRNGVGLAEQGLAVMAIDSSSVALRKAQDLASRRGVSLETQHVDIVNYEWPAEAFDLVVAIFIQFAGPDLRDAMFKGMIRTLTPGGTLLMQG from the coding sequence ATGAGTGAGTGGGACCGTCGATACGATCGCGCAGACTATGTTTTCGGCGAAGCACCGAACGCATTTCTGGCGAGCCACATCGACCGTGTCAAAGGGCACAGGCGCGCGCTCGCCGTGGCCGATGGCGAGGGACGGAATGGCGTAGGGCTGGCCGAACAGGGCCTTGCCGTCATGGCCATAGACAGCTCCTCGGTCGCCTTGAGAAAGGCGCAAGACCTCGCCAGTCGCCGCGGCGTCTCTCTGGAAACCCAGCACGTCGACATCGTCAATTATGAGTGGCCCGCCGAAGCGTTCGACCTCGTTGTGGCCATCTTCATTCAGTTTGCAGGGCCTGATCTGCGCGATGCGATGTTCAAAGGCATGATCAGGACGCTGACGCCCGGCGGCACACTGCTGATGCAGGGCTAG
- a CDS encoding DUF2892 domain-containing protein, with translation MLNVGTPDRIIRIVLGLALIALPLVLGWGQAAMIISIVVGLVLIVTSLVRFCPLYRLFNLSTFRKQS, from the coding sequence ATGCTCAATGTCGGAACACCTGATCGCATCATCCGCATCGTTCTCGGCCTGGCTCTCATCGCGCTCCCCCTTGTTTTGGGCTGGGGTCAGGCAGCGATGATCATATCGATCGTCGTGGGCCTTGTCCTCATCGTCACGTCGCTTGTGCGCTTTTGCCCGCTCTATCGCCTGTTCAATCTCTCCACCTTCAGAAAGCAGTCTTGA